The window GAATGAGttcttgaatatttaaaaatacagtaggtGATAAAATGCCCTTAATAAACACATTTTAGAGTTTGCTTTcacattttaactttaattttcatGTTTGCCTCTAAAACTCAAGTCATCTTTATTTAGGGTAAGGTGCCCCTAAAGTTATGTGGTTGTCTGTCTTGTACTTCTTTACTTTCGCCAGATGGGGAtgagaataaacaaaatattgtttGATCATGATGGAAAATCCTCAggctatatttttatgaaatgactTGGGGGTAACATTTTCTGAAAATACATCCTCCATACGTCAGAGCATCTTTTGTCTCCCTAGagaatatgttcattttgtaATATTCAGTGTCTTATTTTTCATGCGCCATCTCATTTATCAGAGATATCTACAAAAAAAGTGATGCTATTTGAGTGTtttagagtgttttttttttaatcccactTGCCAGAGGTAAATAATATGGaagtaaatattttcactttatccAAATAAATAGTACTTTTGTGTCTATTTTGtggcaaatataacaaaatacttAGAAGTTAGatattaaaaagtagaaagaCTAAAAGCTATAATTAAATGTGgcatttcctatttcttttcgGCATTCCTAGATTCTAAGCTGGTTTGGAGGCCTGTTAAACACAGTTTCTGAGATGGTTTTCATTTGATGAGACTTTCATTACTGCACTTTGGATTGAAACAAACAGCAGAATGATAATAGTCTGGTTAGTTATCACAATACTGATATTGTACACAGACTATATTTACACAATTTTTGCTAAAAATTAATAAGAGTAGGCTCTCTAACAGTTTATAAAAGCAAACACCTTTTACTtctccaaattaaaaaatttgaagtGATTTTATTTGGAAAGCAAATTGCcagcctgattttttttatattgagatataattatttatttttcaaaattctagaTTGTAACTTTAAAGGTTTCCATCTTAACAGAATATCCTGTTCTTAGAAGTAGGATGGACAAGAGTGCTTTGTTGATCAGTAGCTAAACATATTTCTTATAATTACAGCCAATTTTAAAGGGTATGTCTTAGGGAATAAAACAGTgggttactggccctggccggttggctcagtggtagagcgtcggcctggcgtgtggaagtcccgggttcgattcccggccagggcacacaggagaagcgcccatctgcttctccacccctccccctctccttcctctctgtctctctcttcccctcccacagctgaggctccattggagcaaaagatggcctgggcgctggggatggctccttggcctctgccccaggcgctagagtggctctagttgcaacggagcgtcgccccctggtgggcgtgccaggcggatcccggtcgagcacatgctggagtctgtctgactgtctctgcccgtttccggcttcagaaaaatacaaaaacaaacaaacaaacaaacaaaaaaacccaaaacaaacaaacaaaaaagtgggTTACTGATAATATGGCACTGAATTTGATGTTTCCAAATTTTGCCTATTCTGAAGCCCTCTGCAGATGAGATATAAAGGAAATTTCTGTTTTATCAAGTACACAGAGCAATTTTTTTGATCTGGAAAGTTTGGGAAATGATGGATAATGGAGAAAATTCTGCCTTTATTGTCAGACAGACTAAACTTAAAATCCTACTTGGCCAGACTAGAGCCAAAAAACTTCTGGCGAATTGCTCCCAGACTCATTAGTTTCTGTGGGGGGTTACTGGGGCACCAAATGAGTGACTGACTGTAAAGgacttaaaaatttgtctgcacccactctctaaaaaaatattaatagcaaAGTATTAGTGGTTTGACTCTCCAGAATTTAACAAAGTTGAGGTGGATCAAAAATTTTCCCCACTTCAAAGATGGAGCAGTTGTTTTAAATTGATTAACTTCAGGTCAATCATCCCCTGTCCACTTCTTATTTTGCCCAAAAACCTAGTTGATAGAAATGATTGCCCACAAAAATGCTCATGGCACTTTTCCCTTTTATTGGACATTTTGTCCTGATGAAGTGTCATCTGTAATTTTCACTTGTTTTTTGCCACATAGAGTAGAATTCTCTGTCCTTCCACTGGAGGGGAGAATAATGCCTCCTTAATAGGCTAACTATGCTGTTTAAGGCTTTTCTTCACATCTAAACAGATAAATATAGTATGCGGAACATAACTGGCTTTGGTTATAATAGTCCAAGTGTCTGAGTATGAGGAAGAGCATGGAAATATGCATAACTGTGTCCATCTTCAAATAACTTGAGGTTCCTTGGACCTAATCAATTCGTGTGTCTTGAAATCTTCTAATGGCAAATTATACTCTTAATTAGCTGAGATGACTAGCAATAATGATGAGGCAAtgccacttctttctctctgcaggCTTCCTCCTTAGAAGGCTTGTACTGTATAAAGTTCTTGCCACCAAAGTGTACTTTTCAAGTTTGAGTGTAAAGAAGATTCATTTGGGGAGTGACTGTAAATTTCTGTTCCCAGTTCCAGAACTGTGTGCATTATGCTCTGGGGACTCTAAGGATTTCTCTTGGAAAATTACTGCTCCACGAATTTGATATCTGAtgaatttaattcaaaattttcatttttaaattaaaggtgGGTAGAGGAGCCATGATAGATCTCTGAATAGGACTACACTGCCACCCTCAAATAAATTCCTttgccatccatccatctgtaCATTCATGCATCCAACTGCAACAGTCCAGGTGCTAGGGGACAGGTGCCTCTCTTCCTTGCAGCCATGTTTATGGAGTCCTGGAAGTCCTGTTTATGAAGTCTGCCTGAGATCTTTGCTCTTAACCACACTGGCCAAAGTAGTGGTGTGTTGTAAGATGATGCACCACTGCAGCTGTCGACTTTCTGTACTTTGATTTTCTACCATTGCCTAATGGTAAATATGGAAACATAACCAGAGGCCTTTAGCCCTGATTTGGTCCCTGGGGTAGGTGCCTGTTTGAAAAGAGAAATTATAAGTAATTTAGTAATGATTTCTATGAACACCAGAAAAACACTATAAATACCCCAAAATTGAGGGGTAGCACAGTACCAGCCAAGAATGACATACTGTCACTCACTTCTCCCTTGGCTCATGGTGTAGCTGACCTCCGAGAAGACAGAAACTTAGTAGTGCAGTGTGGGGCACTTGGGActgcaaagatggctcaggcatAATCCCGACCCTCAGAGAGTATCTAActagtgaagagagagaaaacgaaTGGCTTAAGCCAGTGTAAACATAACTGTGATGCTAGGCAGAATGGTATAAATGTCACAAGAGAGATCCAAAGCATCGGAGGGGCTTGAGGAGAGAGAGATCACACATCCAGGTTGGTTTCCTCTGAGGAAGTGGCATTTGAGCTAGTCCTTGGAATTTGACAAGGGTAGGAATTTGACAAGTTGCAAGGGAAGAGATATTCTAGGCAGCAGGAATATCCTGAGCAAATGTGCAGAGCGGAAAATGGGGATGACTTCTGTGGTACTGGGAGAAGTCCTGTCGGGACTAACAAAATTATCTGTTGGGGAACTGGAAGTTCTGTTGGGCTTTAGTGGGAAATGAGGCTCAAAAGTTGGGGTTTGGTCAAGATCATATCTGAGTTTGGACTTTGTTCCAGTAGGCAGCAGGAAGCTATTGAAAGGCACTTGAGCAAAAGGGTGACACCATCACATTTGAAGAAGCACAGCAGCTGGGTGGAGGATGTGGAGGAAGAAAGGTTACACAGACATACTAGTGAGGAGGCTCTGTAGAGTGAGGTGGAGGAATAGCAGAGCAGTGAGAGGGGCTGGAATAGACAACATGGCAAATAAACCTATATAGGAGTTGAAGGCAGACGCAGAGAGAAATAAAGCTTCTGTGCTTATGAGCAGGTGGCAACAGTAATAACAAtcgaaggaaaggaaagagaatctCGTTTCCAGGAAAAGGTGGAACTTCAGGTTTGAGGTAGCCATGAGCACCCTCATggcaaaagaaaaggaagctgGCCATTAGGAAAAAATAAGTGAGGTGAAACAGAGACTATGGATAGGAGTTGAAAATGGGGGAAACTCTCCAACGGGCGGGTCACCAAGAATGGAGAAGAGGACAATGATAGGTTATAGTGCAAGGTGAATATTAAAcagtttgaaggaaaaaaaaaaaccccaaaacaaacagaaGATGATGAGTTGGAGATGTTGGAGGGATAGGAGAGTTTCAGGGAAGCAAGGGAAGAAATACAGTTCAAGAGGAAGAGAGTGGTCTTAGTGTAAGAGGCTGCAGAGGGAAAAACAGGTCAGGCTAAGACGGTGGCTCTGGATTTGTCTTCAAATTAAACTAAATCCCTCCAATGTAAGACAATGCCTTACATCCAGTCTTTTTGGTTCATTACAAAGTCGAGGTGTCTCAACGTTAGGCACCTTCAAAGGTGTCTATTTTCCTATTTAGTACGAATTAATTTCTTCCACTAACACCTTCTTTGACCCCGAATGAGTCACTTACCCTGTCCTGGGGCACCAGTTTTGTCATCTCTAATTTTCCAGTTCAGTGATTCtacgtatgtatgtatatatatgaaaatgctGGGAAATCCACACAATAGTATACAAACCTATatcctactatgactgtatttggCGACTATAAAGCCCaaattgtattttacttttcGACTTACTTTGTATtcctatcatatatatatatgatttatatatatttatattacacaaatttatattatatactgtatatataatttaaaacatttttatttttaagaagtccAGAATGGAACAACTGGAAGAAAGAGCCTTCCCTCTCCCATTTGTTATAGATATTTTTTCAGGGTTCTGCCCAGGCCTTTTCCTAAGCATTGAGGAGGTGCCCAGAAAAACATCAGAGGGATATACAAAAACATAATGTCACCAAAATTTTCCTAATAAGTAAGGCAACTATGGAAAGTCTGCCAGTGTCCCATCCCTCTGGGACCTGCAGCCAGAGGCTTGCTAAGGCCTAACAAGGGGAAGAGCCAAGAGCTGGAGCTCGAGATCTCCCAGGCTTCGTCCTTGAATGGACGATTTTCTTTGAAACTCGGAAGCGCTCTATCCCTTTAAGTTCAGGGAACGAGGCAGGCAGGTGTTAGCCAATAACCTTAAAAGATGAGAAAGTGCCAAAGGAGATACAGTTTATCTGCTACAATAGCGATAGTATCAGTAACATAGTTTACAGTAAAAACAGAAGGTGGAGCAAAGAGTAAAGACGTCTCTAATGTGCTAATTAAGCCCGTGGCGTCGACCCAGACTTGACCGAGCTCTGCGGAGTGAGAACAATGTCCGCAGGATTCCTGGTTCAGCCCGGTACTAGCTTTACTTCCCCGGCGCCCTCGCACTAGCGAGCTGCGCTCTTCACTCTCTCGATCGCCTGTTCCCCAAGCTGCTTATCCCGGGAGGATGGGCCATTTGGGCGCCGCCAGGGCGGCGGAGAGCGCGGCGCGCATCCCGAGCGCCCTGGCTTCCCGCAGCCCGGCACTCCGCGCGGAGCCGAGCCGCAGATCCAAGTGCGCACTGAGCGCGCTCGCAGCCACCGTCCACAGACGCGAGTCCGGGGAGCTCCGTCTGCAACGGGCTGGGCTATGCGCGCGCGCTCGTGGGATGTGTGCGCGCGCTTCCGAAGCGTGTGTACTCACAAAGGTGTGTTTGCTAAATCCACTGTCCGGGTGTACTCTCCACCGCGAATGGTAACACCCCAGACCTGGAGCGGGGTCTCGGCGGCGCGGCTGCGGGAGCGATGAAGACCGGTTCTAGTTCTCCAGCTCCGCTCTGGGATGAGGGAGCGCGAGGGCGGGGCGGCCGCGGCCCGCTTGGAACGCGTGCCGCCCAGCTGCCGAGTAGGTTCCGAGCGCTCTGTGCATTTTCGGACACCTCGGCCGGCTTGAACCCCAAGCCCAGCCGTGACGGAGCGAACGTGAGTCACACTCAAGGATGCGTGCGCTGCATCCACGCGGGGTAGCGGAGTGGGCACTTTCCTTCCCCACCCGGGTCTGCAAAAGTGAACTGGAAAACAGCCTCTGAGCGCAGCCTCCTCCCACTTCCCCGGCGCCGCTGCAGCCCGGGCTGAGAGTGGGGGGGAGGGTTCCCCCGGACTAGCTGGAGGGGAAGCGGGCAGCCGGGCGGCTACAGCTGCACCTCCTCCGCCTTCCTCTCCACCCCCGTCCCCTGGGCTCCACGCCGCATTTCTTTGTTTTGAAAGCACCTCCTCCGCCCAGAGGCTTTTCCCCCCCGCGGGTTGGTTCTAGTGAGGGGCGGGGCCCGAGGGCTGaagccccaccccccactttGCCCAGACCCCCTCCTCAGTCTACTCCtaatttctctttccctccccgtTGCGACCCACGAGGTGCGTCCTCACTTGCCGAACGTTAAAAGGAGGTAGGGTATTGGAACGGGAAGTTGAGGAGCATGGGGTGCAGGTACCCACCCACCTTGGGCCAAGTCCGGCGGCCCGCGTCCTCCCGCGGGAACCCCACCTGAGCCCCGCCTCTCACGTCACAGCAGCCTGACATTCTCACAGCCCACCCGGTATCCAACTCCACCGCCCCCTACCCCCTATGTCCGCAGAGTGCTCTATTTATGTTTCAGCCCATCGATTTGCATAAGCCACACCCCCAGCCTTAGGTTCCCCTATCGGTACCCCGCCTCATCTCTGACGTCACGGAACAGGCCCCACCCTTAGTGCCCGTACAAGGAGCGGCGGGCCCTAGATGGCAGCGTGGCGTCGCGGCGGCGTGTGCGTGTCGCGCTTCCTTGTGCCGTTTATAGGGTCCCGGCACTTCCGCTGTTGGGTTAGAAGCGGCGCGGTCATGGCGGAGCGCGGACAGCAGCCTCCTCCCGCGAAACGGCTGTGCTGCCggccgggcggcggcggcggcggcggaggcagCAGCGGCGGCGGAGGAGCGGGTGGCGGCTATAGCTCTGCTTGTCGACCGGGCCCGCGGGCGGGCGGTGCGGCTGCGGTGGCGAGCGGGGGCGGCACAGCGCTGGTTTTGCTGCCGCCGGGCAAGACCCAAAGCCCGGAGTCGCTGCTGGACATCGCGGCGCGCAAGGTGGCGGAGAAGTGGCCGTTTCAGCGCGTGGAGGAGCGCTTTGAGCGCATCCCGGAGCCGGTGCAGCGCCGCATCGTCTACTGGTCCTTTCCCCGCAGCGAGCGGGAGATCTGCATGTACTCGTCCTTCAACACCGGCAGCGGCGCCGCGGGCGGCCCCGGAGACGACAGCGGCGGCCCCGGCGGCGCGGGCGGCGGTGCTGGCGGCGCGGGCACCGGCAGCTCCTCGTCTTCGCCGGCCGCCACCTCCGTCGCCGCCGGCGCCGCCGCCGGGACTGGGGCCCCGTCGGTGGGTGCCGCCGGGGCGGCGGACGCCGGCGACGAGACACGGCTGCCCTTCCGCCGAGGCATCGCGCTGTTGGAGAGCGGCTGCGTCGACAACGTTCTGCAAGTCGGTGAGTCACGGGGCAGCGGCGGggctgtctgtccgtctgtccgtccgtcAGTCCCTCGGGGGCGGGGCGCCTGCTCCCTCTCCTCTGGTAGCCTCTCACCCCGGCGTGCGCCCGCAGCCCTGCCCGATGCCTTCGCTGGCCCGGACGGTTCTCCGAGCGGAGCGCCCATTTcctctccgcccctccccgccccctgtcTCCCCGGACGGGCCAGCGCGAGTGGGAAATGAATCAGCAGGACGCGCCCCGCGGCGGGGTCGGGTGCTCGGGACTCGTTTCATTCTAATCCCTCCTCCTGGGGAGCATGTCCTGGAGGGCTGCTCCCTTtttttgaggtgtgtgtgtggatgtggaCAAAGGCGCTGGCCGACGGCCGGGCTCCGGCGGAGGGTGTGTGGCGGGGCCgtgcggggcgggggagggggcgcgGGCCGCACAGACAATGCCGGCTGGGGCCGAGCCGGCGGCCGGGCCGCGCTCTgcgctctccttcctctgttcccTTGTCTGACATCcgctcctttctttctcctctttaccCTCCCCGCCCCTTCGttttgaggggaggggagtaCATTTTAATGCCACTTGGTGGCCGCTCCTCTTAGGGCTTCGACGGGTTGGTGGCAGCGACGCTCCGGGGTCGCTGCGGCGTCTGGTCTGGCCCAGGCGACCTCCGCTGGCTGCCCGGggatttaaatgtcttttttcccTTCGTGTCTCTCCTGTGTCGGAGCAGCGCAGGAGGGAGGAGGCGGCGGGCTGGACTCTTGGGGGATCTCTCACCGACCGGACACCCCGAATTAAATGGCGCGAGTCCGGGAATGAGCGGCTCACGCTTC is drawn from Saccopteryx leptura isolate mSacLep1 chromosome 1, mSacLep1_pri_phased_curated, whole genome shotgun sequence and contains these coding sequences:
- the LOC136388133 gene encoding uncharacterized protein, which gives rise to MSGCCDVRGGAQVGFPREDAGRRTWPKNQPAGGKSLWAEEVLSKQRNAAWSPGDGGGEEGGGGAAVAARLPASPPASPGEPSPPLSARAAAAPGKWEEAALRGCFPVHFCRPGWGRKVPTPLPRVDAAHASLSVTHVRSVTAGLGVQAGRGVRKCTERSEPTRQLGGTRSKRAAAAPPSRSLIPERSWRTRTGLHRSRSRAAETPLQVWGVTIRGGEYTRTVDLANTPLHLPQGPNQG